A genomic segment from Gemmatimonadota bacterium encodes:
- a CDS encoding AAA family ATPase has translation MLRTLGSAGLYPAESGPPLLGPGKPFALLVYLASSPGRRTSREFLLDLLWADVEPDRARRTLRQTLFQLRHLLGDDAIQGTEELTLGPAITIDREQFLAHVERGALDAALAGYPGDFLTHFGVPGGAAFEQWADLERHRLRSAYLRTADLLVRRHLNAAHFREALALARQARDRVPESEFAWRLLLEAAIAGNDILTATIEADALLQIAAREELHLEVATRTLIDRARGLVPGTSELRPSTGLVAELTGRESEFSAITTAWANTRQGRALHLHLSAPAGLGKSRLLHDACARLAAAGAPIVRVQGMPGDRDVPYAFAGDIAAALVGLPGAAGVAPASAATLVALNPALSSHFAAAPDPMQGEEALRRRTLALVDLTQAVAHEQPFVLAIDDLHWIDQASWRIIEGLFQRLTNIRVLCVTASRPERHPSDDSVTTLTLAPLTIAQLGSLISGLGILRESEPWATALVDGVHRATGGSPLLVLETLRLAVDQETLTLDRDGWHCHDESQLRTLLETGSALRERIRRLPADESWLLALLATAGAPLDVETLSPVTGRNLADLTQALAPLEVRGLVRQSERGWTTTHDEIAAAARDAQSEEQGREAHRLVGQYHERGIAGNPEGLLRASRHFLAAGATLDLQRLHRSYLLRARVRGDRRDFTALTAELIGTTPSDPQAATLVASLPRRWRLGLWSATRQRAAVLMALVLPIGALAAARVREQFTSRQQHFYYIDSNGAASGFGASLAEWDGNRTPVTLGPASARFVSPALAHPEIPPAISPDGKAVAWTGDSGDSTTLDLWIRTAAGTRRLTSQARDDLANDWLPDGSGVVGMSNRWSPAPPHGEYDIAVFDTATGAARQITRGPGHDTEPFASPDGTRIAFRREMPDGPARFCVTDRDGTREPECRAVGNEGSADLAGWAGLDELVLITLESGERQLLLYDWSRDTRQLLSTEVPNLARLSRDRRWLVVATLGAGATAFRDVVMPLANPGNARPVAHRGSVRNAARWWEGPADRSLLIDHLEFSDSVAEAFLGIGTRLRVRALTAADVEVPIRVPVSWNVSDTTVARVDSTGEVRPRAPGVVSITATIAGWRSATRRLVVVGQPPATMLDERWHDDWQSRWLPWGDPVPIVVASSDGTTAFWNRGDGSYQSFAVSRRTFPATHGLGLEVRLSTTLSSNDHQRIRTAFVPGIDLRVLASANQRQTPPRGATFDASCFAGFPGPGSWGATRIAMGAAGSRETDIGRLVDSIRTGKWWRLRLQIFPDGRCGVAVNGQALWISPGALLLDTPFRVVLGDESADSRLLHGPLQVWSGVRTDIDWSKK, from the coding sequence ATGCTCCGCACCCTGGGTTCGGCCGGGCTCTATCCCGCCGAATCAGGACCGCCTCTGCTGGGCCCCGGCAAACCGTTTGCGCTGCTCGTCTACCTCGCCTCCTCACCTGGCCGGCGTACTTCGCGGGAATTCCTGCTCGACCTCCTCTGGGCCGATGTCGAGCCCGATCGCGCCCGGCGTACCCTTCGGCAGACCCTTTTCCAGCTTCGCCACCTCCTCGGCGACGATGCCATTCAGGGCACCGAAGAGCTCACCCTCGGCCCGGCGATCACCATCGACCGCGAGCAGTTCCTGGCGCACGTGGAACGCGGCGCACTCGACGCGGCGCTGGCCGGGTACCCGGGAGATTTCCTCACACATTTCGGTGTGCCTGGCGGTGCGGCCTTCGAACAATGGGCCGACCTCGAGCGGCATCGCCTCAGAAGCGCCTACCTGCGGACTGCCGACCTGCTGGTCCGACGACACCTCAACGCGGCACACTTTCGGGAGGCACTCGCCCTAGCGCGGCAGGCCCGCGACCGCGTGCCGGAAAGCGAGTTCGCCTGGCGCCTGCTCCTCGAGGCCGCCATCGCCGGCAACGACATCCTCACCGCGACGATCGAAGCCGACGCGCTGCTGCAGATCGCGGCGCGAGAGGAACTCCATCTCGAGGTTGCCACGCGCACGCTGATTGATCGCGCGCGAGGGCTCGTCCCTGGCACGTCGGAACTACGTCCCTCCACGGGACTCGTCGCCGAACTCACCGGGCGCGAAAGCGAGTTCTCCGCCATCACCACTGCGTGGGCGAACACACGCCAGGGGCGTGCCCTTCACCTGCACCTCAGCGCGCCTGCGGGGCTTGGCAAATCCCGCCTGCTGCACGATGCCTGCGCACGCCTCGCGGCTGCCGGTGCGCCGATCGTGCGCGTGCAAGGGATGCCGGGCGACCGTGACGTGCCCTACGCCTTCGCGGGCGACATCGCGGCCGCACTCGTCGGGCTCCCCGGTGCCGCAGGAGTTGCACCGGCATCGGCCGCGACACTCGTGGCTCTCAACCCGGCACTCTCGAGTCACTTTGCCGCAGCACCCGACCCGATGCAAGGTGAGGAGGCATTACGGCGTCGGACACTTGCCCTGGTCGACCTGACACAGGCCGTTGCACACGAACAACCATTCGTGCTTGCCATCGATGACCTGCACTGGATCGATCAGGCGTCGTGGCGAATCATCGAGGGACTCTTCCAGCGACTCACCAATATTCGGGTGCTCTGCGTCACCGCATCACGACCAGAGCGGCACCCCTCCGACGACTCGGTCACGACGCTGACACTCGCGCCGCTTACCATCGCGCAGTTGGGGAGCCTCATCTCCGGGCTCGGCATCCTGCGCGAGAGCGAGCCCTGGGCCACGGCCCTCGTCGATGGAGTGCACCGAGCGACCGGTGGCTCGCCACTCCTGGTGCTCGAGACGCTGCGACTGGCCGTGGATCAGGAGACGCTGACGCTCGATCGCGACGGGTGGCACTGTCATGATGAGTCGCAACTCCGCACGCTGCTGGAAACCGGGAGCGCGCTCCGGGAACGGATCCGCCGACTCCCGGCGGATGAGTCGTGGCTGCTGGCCCTGCTCGCCACTGCCGGCGCACCGCTCGACGTCGAGACGCTCTCGCCCGTGACCGGGCGGAACCTGGCGGATCTCACGCAAGCGTTGGCACCGCTCGAGGTGCGCGGGTTGGTCCGACAGAGCGAGCGAGGGTGGACGACAACGCACGATGAAATCGCAGCGGCTGCGCGCGATGCGCAGAGCGAGGAGCAGGGTCGCGAGGCCCATCGACTCGTGGGGCAATATCACGAACGCGGCATCGCGGGCAATCCGGAAGGGCTCCTGCGGGCGAGCCGGCATTTCCTCGCCGCGGGTGCAACGCTCGATCTCCAGCGATTGCACCGCAGCTACCTGCTGCGAGCACGCGTCAGGGGAGACCGACGCGACTTCACGGCACTCACGGCGGAGTTGATTGGCACCACCCCGTCGGATCCGCAGGCCGCAACGCTCGTCGCATCCCTGCCACGCCGGTGGCGCCTCGGGCTCTGGTCAGCGACGCGACAGCGCGCGGCGGTGCTGATGGCGCTGGTCCTCCCGATCGGTGCGCTTGCGGCGGCACGTGTTCGTGAGCAGTTCACGAGCCGGCAGCAGCACTTCTACTACATCGACTCCAACGGTGCAGCCAGTGGCTTCGGCGCGTCACTTGCGGAGTGGGACGGCAACCGAACGCCCGTGACCCTGGGGCCGGCGTCGGCGCGCTTCGTGTCCCCCGCCCTGGCACATCCCGAAATTCCCCCGGCCATCAGTCCCGACGGCAAGGCGGTCGCGTGGACCGGTGACTCCGGCGATAGCACCACGCTTGATCTCTGGATTCGGACAGCGGCAGGGACGCGTCGTCTCACCTCGCAAGCGCGGGACGATCTGGCCAATGACTGGCTCCCGGATGGTTCCGGCGTCGTCGGCATGAGCAATCGCTGGTCGCCAGCCCCGCCGCACGGCGAGTATGACATCGCCGTCTTCGACACCGCCACGGGCGCCGCACGGCAAATCACTCGCGGGCCGGGGCACGACACCGAACCGTTCGCGTCCCCCGATGGCACCCGCATCGCTTTCCGGCGGGAGATGCCCGACGGCCCGGCACGCTTCTGCGTCACCGACCGCGACGGCACCCGGGAGCCCGAGTGCCGTGCTGTCGGTAACGAGGGAAGCGCGGATCTCGCGGGCTGGGCGGGCCTCGACGAATTGGTGCTGATCACGCTCGAATCGGGCGAACGCCAGCTGCTGCTCTACGATTGGAGCCGCGACACCAGGCAGCTCCTCAGCACGGAGGTACCGAATCTGGCACGGCTCAGCCGTGATCGTCGCTGGCTCGTGGTCGCAACGCTGGGCGCAGGAGCAACGGCTTTCCGCGACGTAGTGATGCCGCTGGCCAATCCGGGAAACGCACGGCCGGTCGCACACAGGGGTAGCGTGCGAAACGCGGCGAGGTGGTGGGAAGGGCCCGCCGATCGATCACTTCTTATCGACCACCTGGAATTCAGCGATTCCGTCGCCGAGGCATTCCTTGGCATCGGCACGCGCCTGCGGGTTCGGGCCTTGACCGCTGCAGACGTCGAGGTGCCCATTCGGGTGCCCGTGAGCTGGAACGTCTCGGATACGACGGTGGCGCGAGTCGATTCCACAGGAGAGGTCCGGCCGCGCGCGCCAGGCGTTGTGTCGATCACAGCCACGATTGCTGGTTGGAGGAGTGCAACCAGGCGGCTCGTCGTGGTGGGGCAGCCGCCGGCCACCATGCTCGACGAACGCTGGCATGACGACTGGCAATCCCGCTGGCTACCGTGGGGTGACCCTGTGCCGATCGTCGTCGCCAGCTCCGACGGCACCACGGCGTTCTGGAATCGTGGCGATGGCAGCTACCAAAGTTTCGCGGTGAGTCGCCGAACCTTTCCAGCCACCCACGGCCTTGGCCTGGAGGTGCGGCTCTCGACGACCCTCTCGAGCAACGACCACCAGCGGATCCGCACGGCCTTCGTACCCGGCATCGATCTGCGCGTGCTCGCAAGTGCCAATCAACGGCAGACGCCACCACGCGGCGCGACCTTCGATGCTTCCTGCTTCGCAGGCTTCCCCGGACCGGGCTCCTGGGGCGCCACGCGCATCGCGATGGGTGCAGCCGGCTCACGCGAGACGGACATTGGCCGGCTCGTGGATTCGATCCGCACCGGGAAGTGGTGGCGACTGCGACTGCAGATCTTCCCAGACGGTCGTTGCGGCGTCGCCGTCAACGGGCAGGCGCTCTGGATCTCCCCTGGAGCGCTCTTACTGGACACCCCGTTCCGAGTCGTGCTTGGTGATGAATCCGCCGATTCTCGACTGCTGCACGGCCCACTGCAGGTCTGGAGTGGTGTCCGGACAGACATCGATTGGAGCAAGAAATAG
- a CDS encoding 6-bladed beta-propeller — MPARCQGIAAVATLLALASCGSPKLSPDETVEWQAHPIYEVGAAGAGSVEFGSVSSILLGPDGALYVVDQWKSAISVFDTTGRFVRNIGRVGAGPGEYRDPYSIAWMGKSLALLDPRNARLGLFDSAGNWVTSWPAPGISGGQVIRLYRTPPTAWLFAPGHDAFSGTFVQYSATGSRASTRVLTLDEPPSQGRRCVRPDSGTNYFSQPFGATLLQIPAGGTIRALALTSAYRIAIVGALGDTLRVISRDTPLAPITDSEWTAANSDWVKFRQEWPTATCDVGEFSRPSAKPPLVHLFIDDVGRLWVERATPTGPRYDIFSTTGILVATVTGLPSSEGIDPTVAGDRIAFVGHDSTDNPMVRVYRVATGVQKQ, encoded by the coding sequence GTGCCGGCACGCTGCCAGGGAATTGCCGCTGTTGCGACTCTGCTCGCACTCGCCTCCTGCGGCAGCCCCAAGCTCTCCCCTGACGAAACCGTCGAGTGGCAGGCGCACCCTATATATGAGGTAGGCGCGGCGGGTGCCGGGTCGGTGGAGTTCGGTTCGGTCAGCTCGATCCTCCTTGGCCCCGATGGCGCGTTGTATGTCGTCGACCAATGGAAGTCGGCGATCTCGGTCTTCGATACCACCGGTCGTTTCGTCCGGAACATCGGCCGAGTGGGGGCAGGGCCGGGCGAGTACCGTGATCCGTATTCGATCGCGTGGATGGGGAAGAGTCTCGCCCTCCTCGATCCGCGCAACGCCCGCCTCGGGCTCTTCGACTCGGCAGGCAACTGGGTCACGTCGTGGCCGGCGCCGGGGATCTCGGGTGGGCAAGTCATCCGGCTCTACCGGACGCCGCCGACCGCGTGGCTCTTCGCGCCAGGACACGACGCCTTCAGCGGCACCTTCGTCCAGTACAGCGCCACGGGCTCCAGGGCCTCAACCCGTGTCCTGACGCTCGATGAGCCGCCGAGCCAGGGACGTCGGTGCGTACGCCCGGACAGCGGGACGAACTACTTCTCGCAGCCCTTTGGCGCGACACTCCTCCAGATCCCCGCGGGCGGCACCATCCGCGCACTCGCGCTCACGTCGGCCTACCGCATCGCCATCGTCGGCGCCCTCGGCGACACCCTCCGGGTGATTTCGCGCGACACGCCGCTCGCGCCGATTACCGATTCGGAGTGGACCGCAGCGAATAGCGACTGGGTGAAGTTCCGACAGGAGTGGCCGACGGCAACGTGCGATGTCGGGGAGTTCTCGCGACCGAGCGCCAAGCCGCCACTCGTTCATCTCTTCATCGACGATGTCGGTCGGCTCTGGGTCGAGCGCGCGACACCCACCGGCCCACGATACGATATCTTCTCGACGACCGGGATCCTGGTGGCCACGGTGACCGGGTTGCCGTCGTCAGAAGGGATCGATCCGACGGTGGCTGGTGACAGAATCGCGTTCGTGGGTCACGATTCGACGGACAATCCGATGGTGCGGGTGTATCGGGTGGCGACAGGAGTTCAGAAGCAATGA
- a CDS encoding RDD family protein translates to MTDPGPVSPAEAERYYASFPRRLNALSIDLLILIAYSAVIFAILPAGSAQSPLRPILAVLWWGGVFLYEPLTVAFLGGTFGHQLQNLRVVDNRTGGNIGLPKAVARTLVKMLLGIFSFLSMSFSKRHQAIHDILTHSSVQLRDPGKAQPTHYVVGPKAGSSST, encoded by the coding sequence ATGACAGATCCCGGTCCCGTATCACCCGCCGAGGCCGAGCGCTACTACGCCTCCTTCCCGCGCCGCCTCAATGCGCTCTCGATCGATCTCCTGATCCTGATCGCCTACAGCGCGGTGATCTTCGCGATTCTCCCGGCAGGTTCCGCCCAGTCGCCGCTTAGGCCGATTCTCGCCGTGCTCTGGTGGGGAGGAGTCTTCCTCTACGAGCCACTCACCGTGGCTTTCCTCGGCGGCACCTTCGGCCACCAGCTCCAGAACCTCCGCGTCGTCGATAATCGTACCGGCGGCAACATCGGCCTGCCCAAGGCCGTGGCGCGGACGCTCGTGAAGATGCTCCTCGGCATCTTCTCCTTCCTCTCGATGTCCTTCTCGAAACGACATCAGGCGATCCACGACATCCTGACGCATTCGTCGGTGCAGCTGCGCGATCCCGGCAAGGCACAGCCGACGCACTATGTCGTCGGCCCAAAGGCGGGGAGCAGCAGCACGTGA
- a CDS encoding VOC family protein, protein MKPTFEKAFGYQGDALDLPVADVAAALPFYTAVLGFNVASESDGPPKRAVLERDGIQMAIVENGGDPTQDGCAFHVTQLELLFEEFKANGLDKVSANFDYETHDGNRFKVFYVVAPDGLCFWFGERQPE, encoded by the coding sequence ATGAAACCCACCTTCGAAAAGGCCTTCGGTTACCAGGGCGACGCTCTGGATCTCCCCGTCGCCGATGTCGCGGCCGCGCTGCCGTTCTACACGGCGGTGCTCGGATTTAATGTTGCGTCCGAGAGCGACGGGCCGCCGAAGCGGGCCGTGCTTGAGCGAGATGGGATCCAGATGGCGATAGTCGAGAACGGCGGGGATCCTACGCAGGACGGCTGCGCCTTTCACGTGACGCAACTCGAGCTGCTGTTCGAGGAGTTCAAGGCGAACGGGCTCGACAAGGTGTCGGCCAACTTCGACTACGAGACGCACGACGGCAACCGCTTCAAGGTGTTCTATGTGGTGGCGCCGGATGGGCTCTGCTTCTGGTTCGGGGAACGCCAACCGGAGTGA
- a CDS encoding DUF3565 domain-containing protein, translating into MNQPIKTFHQDHEQHWVAELACGHSQHVRHEPPLMTRTWVLTPEGRASHLGTTLDCSRCDEEDAGIRGLCEEGAEEVRVRPAK; encoded by the coding sequence TTGAACCAGCCCATCAAGACCTTCCACCAGGACCACGAACAGCACTGGGTCGCCGAGTTGGCGTGTGGCCACAGCCAGCACGTGCGGCACGAACCGCCGCTGATGACGCGGACCTGGGTGCTCACGCCGGAAGGGCGCGCTTCCCACCTCGGGACGACGCTCGACTGCAGCCGCTGCGACGAGGAGGATGCCGGTATCCGCGGACTCTGTGAGGAGGGGGCTGAGGAAGTGCGC